The following coding sequences lie in one Rissa tridactyla isolate bRisTri1 chromosome Z, bRisTri1.patW.cur.20221130, whole genome shotgun sequence genomic window:
- the SNX2 gene encoding sorting nexin-2 isoform X1: MAAEREPPPLGEARPADFEELEDGEDLFTSTVSTLESSPSSPEPASLPAEDLSTNSNGPKPAEIMLDDDREDLFAEATEEVSLDSPERDPILSPEPTPAITPVTPTTLVAPRMESKSVTAPVIFDRSREEMEEEANGDLFDIEINVSDPEKVGDGMNAYMAYRVTTKTTLSMFHKNEFSVKRRFSDFLGLHSKLATKYMHIGYIVPPAPEKSIVGMTKVKVGKEDSSSTEFVEKRRAALERYLQRTVKHPTLLQDPDLRQFLESSELPRAVNTQALSGAGILRMVNKAADAVNKMTIKMNESDAWFEEKQQQFENLDQQLRKLHASVEALVCHRKELSANTAAFAKSAAMLGNSEDHTALSRALSQLAEVEEKIDQLHQEQAFADFYVFSELLGDYIRLIAAVKGVFDHRMKCWQKWQDAQVTLQKKREAEAKLQLANKPDKLQQAKDEIKEWETKVQQGEKDFEQISKTIRKEVGRFEKERVKDFKTVIIKYLESLVQTQQQLIKYWEAFLPEAKAIA, translated from the exons tcAAGTCCTTCATCTCCAGAGCCAGCAAGTCTTCCTGCAGAAGACCTCAGCACAAATTCCAATGGTCCAAAGCCGGCAGAAATAATGCTAGATGATGACAGAGAAGACCTCTTTGCCG AAGCAACAGAAGAAGTTTCGTTGGACAGTCCAGAAAGGGATCCAATACTTTCACCAGAACCTACTCCAGCAATCACTCCTGTAACACCGACTACATTAGTAGCTCCCAGAATGGAATCGAAAAGCGTAACAGCCCCTGTGATTTTTGATAGATCCAGAGAAGAG ATGGAAGAGGAAGCAAATGGAGATTTGTTTGATATAGAAATCAATGTATCAGACCCAGAGAAAGTTG GAGATGGCATGAATGCTTACATGGCATACAGAGTAACAACAAAG acaacacTTTCCATGTTCCACAAAAATGAATTCTCAGTTAAAAGAAGATTCAGTGATTTTCTTGGCTTGCACAGCAAATTAGCAACAAAGTACATGCACATTGGTTACATTGTGCCTCCAGCTCCAGAAAAAAGTATTGTAG GCATGACCAAGGTTAAAGTAGGCAAGGAAGATTCTTCATCTACTGAATTTGTAGAGAAAAGAAGAGCAGCTCTAGAAAG gtATCTACAACGAACAGTAAAACACCCAACCTTGTTACAGGACCCAGATCTAAGACAGTTCTTGGAAAGTTCTGAG CTGCCGAGAGCGGTTAACACCCAGGCTCTGAGTGGAGCAGGAATATTGAGGATGGTGAACAAGGCTGCCGACGCTGTCAACAAAATGACAATCAAGATGAATGAATCGGATGCA TGgtttgaagaaaaacagcagcaatttgAGAATCTGGATCAGCAACTTAGGAAACTTCATGCCAGTGTTGAAGCGTTAGTCTGCCACAGAAAAG AGCTTTCAGCCAACACAGCTGCCTTTGCTAAAAGTGCTGCCATGTTAGGTAACTCTGAGGACCACACTGCTCTATCTAGGGCTTTGTCTCAGCTTGCAGAGGTTGAGGAGAAGATAGATCAATTGCATCAAGAACAAGCTTTTGCTGATTTCTATGTGTTCTCAGAACTGCTTGGTGATTACATTCGTCTCATTGCTGCAGTAAAA GGTGTGTTTGATCATCGAATGAAATGCTGGCAGAAGTGGCAAGATGCTCAGGTCACTTTACAAAAAAAACGTGAAGCTGAAGCAAAGCTCCAACTTGCCAACAAACCTGATAAACTGCAGCAAGCTAAAGATGAGATAAAAGAG TGGGAGACAAAAGTTCAGCAAGGGGAAAAAGATTTTGAACAGATCTCCAAAACCATTCGCAAGGAAGTGGGAAGATTTGAG aAGGAACGAGTGAAAGACTTTAAAACTGTTATTATCAAGTACTTAGAGTCGTTAGTGCAAACACAACAGCAG CTAATAAAATACTGGGAGGCATTCCTACCTGAAGCCAAAGCCATCGCCTAA
- the SNX2 gene encoding sorting nexin-2 isoform X2 — MAAEREPPPLGEARPADFEELEDGEDLFTSTVSTLESSPSSPEPASLPAEDLSTNSNGPKPAEIMLDDDREDLFAEATEEVSLDSPERDPILSPEPTPAITPVTPTTLVAPRMESKSVTAPVIFDRSREEMEEEANGDLFDIEINVSDPEKVGDGMNAYMAYRVTTKTTLSMFHKNEFSVKRRFSDFLGLHSKLATKYMHIGYIVPPAPEKSIVGMTKVKVGKEDSSSTEFVEKRRAALERYLQRTVKHPTLLQDPDLRQFLESSELPRAVNTQALSGAGILRMVNKAADAVNKMTIKMNESDAWFEEKQQQFENLDQQLRKLHASVEALVCHRKELSANTAAFAKSAAMLGNSEDHTALSRALSQLAEVEEKIDQLHQEQAFADFYVFSELLGDYIRLIAAVKGVFDHRMKCWQKWQDAQVTLQKKREAEAKLQLANKPDKLQQAKDEIKEWETKVQQGEKDFEQISKTIRKEVGRFELIKYWEAFLPEAKAIA; from the exons tcAAGTCCTTCATCTCCAGAGCCAGCAAGTCTTCCTGCAGAAGACCTCAGCACAAATTCCAATGGTCCAAAGCCGGCAGAAATAATGCTAGATGATGACAGAGAAGACCTCTTTGCCG AAGCAACAGAAGAAGTTTCGTTGGACAGTCCAGAAAGGGATCCAATACTTTCACCAGAACCTACTCCAGCAATCACTCCTGTAACACCGACTACATTAGTAGCTCCCAGAATGGAATCGAAAAGCGTAACAGCCCCTGTGATTTTTGATAGATCCAGAGAAGAG ATGGAAGAGGAAGCAAATGGAGATTTGTTTGATATAGAAATCAATGTATCAGACCCAGAGAAAGTTG GAGATGGCATGAATGCTTACATGGCATACAGAGTAACAACAAAG acaacacTTTCCATGTTCCACAAAAATGAATTCTCAGTTAAAAGAAGATTCAGTGATTTTCTTGGCTTGCACAGCAAATTAGCAACAAAGTACATGCACATTGGTTACATTGTGCCTCCAGCTCCAGAAAAAAGTATTGTAG GCATGACCAAGGTTAAAGTAGGCAAGGAAGATTCTTCATCTACTGAATTTGTAGAGAAAAGAAGAGCAGCTCTAGAAAG gtATCTACAACGAACAGTAAAACACCCAACCTTGTTACAGGACCCAGATCTAAGACAGTTCTTGGAAAGTTCTGAG CTGCCGAGAGCGGTTAACACCCAGGCTCTGAGTGGAGCAGGAATATTGAGGATGGTGAACAAGGCTGCCGACGCTGTCAACAAAATGACAATCAAGATGAATGAATCGGATGCA TGgtttgaagaaaaacagcagcaatttgAGAATCTGGATCAGCAACTTAGGAAACTTCATGCCAGTGTTGAAGCGTTAGTCTGCCACAGAAAAG AGCTTTCAGCCAACACAGCTGCCTTTGCTAAAAGTGCTGCCATGTTAGGTAACTCTGAGGACCACACTGCTCTATCTAGGGCTTTGTCTCAGCTTGCAGAGGTTGAGGAGAAGATAGATCAATTGCATCAAGAACAAGCTTTTGCTGATTTCTATGTGTTCTCAGAACTGCTTGGTGATTACATTCGTCTCATTGCTGCAGTAAAA GGTGTGTTTGATCATCGAATGAAATGCTGGCAGAAGTGGCAAGATGCTCAGGTCACTTTACAAAAAAAACGTGAAGCTGAAGCAAAGCTCCAACTTGCCAACAAACCTGATAAACTGCAGCAAGCTAAAGATGAGATAAAAGAG TGGGAGACAAAAGTTCAGCAAGGGGAAAAAGATTTTGAACAGATCTCCAAAACCATTCGCAAGGAAGTGGGAAGATTTGAG CTAATAAAATACTGGGAGGCATTCCTACCTGAAGCCAAAGCCATCGCCTAA